From one Haloferax marinisediminis genomic stretch:
- a CDS encoding MFS transporter, translated as MHVGLVRLHVNRNDRSIVALVMVAHGMVHTYELSIPIFVSIWLREYTTIDLGLSTFAVTTASLGVMVGLGFALFGLGALPGGILVDRIGSKRLIVACLVGMSGSFILLAAAPNLVVVALALVVWGAAASVYHPAGLSLISTGVEERGTGFAYHGIAGNLGIGFGPFLTALLLLFFDWHVVAGVLAIPALVAAVFATRANFEEQAAVAAADGSGGAGDSKASTGVSSFGEFVSESKALFAGGFALVFAIVMFSGLYYRGVTTFLPDLIGSVIGIEPVAVATLLPAALAPGSAASSPTLNVELFVYAGLLTVGVAGQYVGGKLTDRIPTERGLVVGFTALAVVAVAFLPVASLGVVPLLAICALLGFFLFSVQPFYQATVAEYTPAGLRGLSYGFTYLGVFGVGALGGAIAGYILDVADSTTLFFVLAGFAAVAALLGVTLLRNRPSPA; from the coding sequence ATGCATGTTGGACTCGTGCGACTCCACGTGAATCGTAACGACCGGTCAATCGTTGCTCTGGTGATGGTCGCCCACGGGATGGTCCACACCTACGAACTGTCGATTCCAATCTTCGTCTCTATCTGGTTACGTGAGTATACCACCATCGACCTCGGTCTCTCGACGTTCGCCGTCACGACCGCGTCGTTGGGCGTGATGGTCGGACTCGGGTTCGCGTTGTTCGGCCTCGGCGCGCTTCCCGGCGGCATCCTCGTCGACCGTATCGGCTCGAAACGACTCATCGTCGCCTGTCTCGTCGGGATGTCCGGGTCGTTCATCCTCCTCGCTGCAGCACCGAATCTCGTCGTGGTCGCTCTCGCCCTCGTCGTCTGGGGTGCCGCAGCGAGTGTCTACCACCCCGCGGGTCTCAGCCTCATCAGTACGGGGGTCGAAGAACGCGGGACTGGGTTCGCGTACCACGGAATCGCTGGCAACCTCGGTATCGGGTTCGGCCCGTTCCTCACGGCACTCTTGTTGCTCTTTTTCGACTGGCACGTCGTCGCTGGCGTCCTCGCGATTCCAGCACTCGTCGCTGCCGTATTCGCGACGCGTGCCAACTTCGAAGAACAGGCCGCCGTCGCAGCAGCGGACGGCAGTGGGGGAGCCGGCGACAGCAAAGCCTCCACGGGCGTCTCGTCGTTCGGTGAGTTCGTTTCCGAGTCGAAAGCCCTCTTCGCAGGCGGGTTCGCTCTCGTCTTCGCCATCGTGATGTTCTCTGGACTGTACTACCGGGGCGTCACGACGTTCCTTCCCGACCTCATCGGCAGCGTCATCGGCATCGAACCGGTCGCAGTTGCGACGCTCCTCCCCGCTGCGCTCGCTCCGGGGTCTGCTGCTTCGTCACCCACCCTCAACGTTGAACTGTTCGTGTACGCCGGTCTCCTCACCGTCGGCGTCGCTGGCCAGTACGTCGGCGGAAAACTCACCGACCGGATTCCAACCGAACGCGGCCTCGTCGTCGGGTTCACTGCGCTCGCAGTCGTCGCAGTCGCGTTCTTGCCCGTCGCCTCTCTCGGTGTCGTGCCACTGCTGGCAATCTGTGCACTCCTCGGCTTCTTCCTCTTCTCGGTCCAGCCATTCTATCAGGCGACTGTCGCCGAATACACGCCCGCTGGCCTCCGTGGCCTGTCGTACGGCTTCACCTACCTCGGCGTGTTCGGCGTGGGTGCACTCGGTGGTGCAATCGCTGGCTACATCCTCGACGTCGCGGATTCGACGACGCTGTTCTTCGTCCTCGCCGGGTTCGCGGCGGTCGCTGCGCTCCTCGGTGTGACGTTGTTACGGAACCGTCCGTCTCCCGCCTGA
- a CDS encoding GNAT family N-acetyltransferase, giving the protein MDFALLGWPEEGPRLRLDYRRFSYAGKFVTAQTGKTVLRDTETPLPPLDDERPPPTGGPDSLPPLAEDVVAAVAFNEDRTDPTTLWFRYVTVRRDRRGEGLGPELLRRTAEAAASRGYETVRIATNNPFAYEACHKAGFGFTGRETGMAELVLERPAAAPASVSRETYQSGLDRYRARDLGEREQAFLAAREGADPPTVERG; this is encoded by the coding sequence ATGGACTTCGCCCTTCTCGGGTGGCCGGAGGAGGGGCCGCGACTCCGACTCGACTATCGACGGTTTTCCTACGCGGGGAAGTTCGTCACGGCGCAGACGGGGAAAACGGTCCTCCGCGACACCGAGACACCGCTCCCGCCGTTGGACGACGAACGACCGCCACCGACGGGTGGCCCCGACTCACTGCCCCCGCTGGCGGAGGACGTGGTCGCGGCAGTCGCGTTCAACGAAGACCGGACCGACCCGACGACGCTGTGGTTCAGATACGTCACCGTCAGACGAGACAGACGAGGGGAGGGACTCGGCCCGGAACTCCTGCGACGAACCGCCGAGGCCGCCGCATCGCGGGGGTACGAGACGGTCCGAATCGCCACGAACAATCCCTTCGCGTACGAGGCGTGCCACAAAGCGGGCTTCGGGTTCACTGGTCGGGAGACGGGGATGGCCGAACTCGTCTTGGAACGCCCGGCGGCAGCGCCAGCATCGGTCTCACGCGAGACGTACCAGTCGGGACTCGACCGCTATCGTGCCCGCGACCTCGGTGAAAGAGAGCAGGCGTTCCTCGCGGCCCGTGAGGGCGCAGACCCGCCCACGGTCGAGCGTGGATGA
- the rqcH gene encoding ribosome rescue protein RqcH: MDPKRELTSVDLAALVTELNRYEGAKVDKAYLYGDDLLRLKMRDFDRGRLELLLEVGDIKRAHLAAQEHVPDAPGRPPNFAMMLRNRLSGADFAGVEQYEFDRILTFSFERGDENTKIVVELFGQGNIAILDETGDVVRSLETVRLKSRTVAPGSQYEYPSSRLDPLTISRDALGRHMEQSDTDVVRTIATQLNLGGLYAEEVCTRAGVDKTLDIADATDEDYDAIYDAIVELRHQVRSGEFDPRIYLDDDEAVVDVTPFPLQEHQNEGYDEEAYDTFNEALDEYFFRLDLTADEQEAASNRPDFEAQIAKQERIIEQQEQAIEGFDEQAQEERQRAELLYANYDLVDDVISTVRGAREQGVPWDDIATKLEDGAEQGIPAAEAVTNVDGANGTVTIALDDTTVTVDVSMGVEKNANRLYTEAKRIQEKKEGALAAIEDTREELEAAKRRRDEWEAEDSDTDETEDEEPEETDWLSLSSVPVKSTEHWFERFRWFHTSDGYLVVGGRNADQNEELVKKYMSKYDRFFHTQAHGGPVTLLKATGPSEPAEKVDFSEETLREAAQFAVSYSSIWKEGRFADDAYMVEPSQVSKTPESGEYIEKGSFVIRGDRRYFDDIPAKVAVGIQCEDETRVVGGPPSAIETRTETMLTLTPGQYAQNDAAKLCYRRLRERFKDKSFVRKIASPDQIQEFLPPGGSDILDE; the protein is encoded by the coding sequence ATGGACCCGAAGCGGGAACTCACGAGCGTCGACCTCGCGGCTCTCGTCACCGAGTTGAACCGGTACGAGGGTGCGAAGGTCGACAAGGCGTACCTCTACGGCGACGACCTGCTTCGCCTCAAGATGCGGGACTTCGACCGTGGCCGTCTCGAACTCCTCTTGGAAGTCGGCGACATCAAACGCGCACACCTCGCTGCACAAGAGCACGTTCCGGACGCCCCCGGCCGACCGCCGAACTTCGCGATGATGCTCCGCAACCGACTCAGCGGGGCCGACTTCGCCGGCGTCGAGCAGTACGAGTTCGACCGCATCCTCACGTTCTCGTTCGAACGCGGCGACGAGAACACGAAAATCGTCGTCGAACTCTTTGGGCAAGGAAACATCGCCATCCTCGACGAGACGGGGGACGTCGTCCGCAGTCTGGAGACAGTCCGTCTCAAGTCGCGGACCGTCGCACCAGGGTCGCAGTACGAGTATCCCTCTTCTCGCCTCGACCCACTGACCATCAGTCGCGACGCCCTCGGCCGCCACATGGAACAGTCGGACACCGACGTCGTCCGCACCATCGCGACGCAACTGAATCTCGGTGGCCTCTACGCCGAGGAAGTGTGCACCCGTGCGGGTGTAGACAAGACCCTCGACATCGCCGACGCGACGGACGAGGACTACGACGCCATCTACGACGCCATCGTCGAACTCCGCCACCAGGTTCGGTCCGGCGAGTTCGACCCACGAATCTACCTCGACGACGACGAGGCAGTCGTCGACGTGACTCCCTTCCCACTGCAAGAACACCAGAACGAGGGCTACGACGAAGAGGCCTACGACACGTTCAACGAGGCGCTCGACGAGTACTTCTTCCGCCTCGATTTGACCGCTGACGAGCAAGAGGCGGCCTCCAACCGCCCCGACTTCGAAGCGCAAATCGCCAAACAAGAGCGCATCATCGAACAGCAAGAACAGGCGATCGAAGGCTTCGACGAACAGGCACAGGAAGAACGACAGCGCGCCGAACTCCTCTACGCCAACTACGACTTGGTGGACGACGTCATCTCGACCGTTCGGGGTGCCCGTGAACAGGGCGTTCCATGGGACGACATCGCCACGAAACTCGAAGACGGCGCCGAGCAAGGGATTCCAGCGGCCGAAGCAGTCACGAACGTCGATGGGGCGAACGGGACGGTCACCATCGCCCTCGACGACACCACGGTCACCGTCGACGTCTCGATGGGTGTCGAGAAGAACGCCAACCGCCTGTACACCGAGGCCAAGCGCATCCAAGAGAAGAAAGAGGGTGCGCTCGCGGCTATCGAAGACACTCGCGAGGAGTTAGAGGCAGCAAAACGCCGTCGCGACGAGTGGGAGGCCGAGGATTCAGATACGGACGAGACGGAAGACGAGGAACCCGAAGAGACCGATTGGCTCTCGCTCAGTTCGGTCCCGGTCAAGTCCACGGAACACTGGTTCGAGCGCTTCCGCTGGTTCCACACGTCCGACGGCTACCTCGTCGTGGGCGGCCGCAACGCAGACCAGAACGAGGAGTTGGTGAAGAAGTACATGAGCAAGTACGACCGCTTCTTCCACACGCAGGCACACGGTGGTCCCGTCACCCTCCTGAAAGCCACCGGGCCGAGCGAACCCGCCGAGAAAGTGGACTTCTCCGAAGAGACGCTTCGGGAGGCCGCACAGTTCGCCGTGTCGTACTCCTCCATCTGGAAAGAGGGACGATTCGCCGACGACGCCTACATGGTCGAGCCTTCGCAGGTGTCGAAGACGCCCGAATCGGGCGAGTACATAGAGAAAGGGAGCTTCGTCATTCGGGGCGACCGGCGCTACTTCGACGACATCCCGGCCAAGGTCGCGGTCGGCATCCAGTGTGAAGACGAGACGCGCGTCGTCGGAGGGCCACCGTCGGCAATCGAGACGCGCACGGAGACGATGCTCACGCTCACGCCCGGCCAGTATGCCCAAAACGACGCCGCAAAACTCTGTTACCGTCGCCTCCGCGAGCGATTCAAAGACAAATCGTTCGTCAGAAAAATCGCATCACCCGACCAGATTCAGGAGTTCCTCCCACCGGGTGGGAGTGACATCCTCGACGAGTAA
- a CDS encoding GNAT family N-acetyltransferase: MTETEVRVVTTDAEREDAFAVRKAVFVDEQGVDEEIEWDEFDEPDADAVHFVAYQDDEAIGAARLREYEPGVGKVERVAVLESARGAGWGRRLMETLESEAGTRGFDTLVLHGQTSAEGFYHGLDYETTSDVFDEAGIPHVKMEKSL; encoded by the coding sequence ATGACCGAAACCGAAGTCCGTGTCGTCACGACCGACGCGGAGCGGGAAGACGCATTCGCCGTCCGGAAGGCCGTGTTCGTGGACGAACAGGGTGTCGACGAAGAAATCGAGTGGGACGAGTTCGACGAACCCGACGCCGACGCCGTTCACTTCGTCGCCTATCAGGACGACGAGGCCATCGGCGCGGCCCGACTCCGGGAGTACGAACCCGGTGTTGGAAAAGTCGAACGCGTCGCAGTCCTCGAATCTGCTCGTGGAGCGGGATGGGGCCGTCGACTCATGGAGACGCTAGAATCCGAAGCAGGAACACGGGGATTCGACACGCTCGTACTCCACGGACAGACCTCTGCGGAAGGGTTCTACCACGGACTCGACTACGAGACGACGAGCGACGTGTTCGACGAAGCGGGCATTCCGCACGTGAAGATGGAGAAGTCGTTGTAG
- a CDS encoding DUF3054 domain-containing protein, with translation MATSTSFLEERLDAGALPLAVGDILVIFLLVTVGVIQHNGVSYLSTNPAGWVLTAVPFLIAWALVAPVFGAYSPGAAESAKSAVPLAIRSWLVAAILGAVIRWTPLFEGGADPVFIAVMLVLGSLALGVWRTLYFRIV, from the coding sequence ATGGCAACTTCGACGTCCTTCCTGGAGGAGCGACTCGATGCCGGGGCGTTGCCGCTCGCCGTGGGCGACATCCTCGTCATCTTCCTCCTCGTGACCGTCGGCGTGATTCAACACAATGGCGTGTCGTACCTGTCGACCAACCCGGCGGGATGGGTGCTCACCGCGGTTCCGTTCCTCATCGCGTGGGCCCTCGTCGCGCCCGTATTCGGTGCGTACTCGCCGGGCGCTGCCGAATCGGCGAAGTCGGCCGTCCCGCTCGCGATTCGCTCGTGGCTCGTCGCCGCGATTCTCGGCGCCGTGATTCGCTGGACTCCCCTGTTCGAAGGCGGTGCAGACCCCGTGTTCATCGCGGTCATGCTCGTCCTCGGGTCGCTCGCGCTGGGCGTGTGGCGAACCCTGTACTTCCGAATCGTCTGA
- a CDS encoding class I SAM-dependent methyltransferase: protein MHGVGDVRFFDRIAPLYDLVMPPAEAETLNAALARADHPVERVVDIGGGSGRATLALDAPEKVVLDVSAGMLRRAQNRGLDCIRGDARSLPFADESVDAVTVVDAFHHMPNQRTVAEEVYRILEPGGVFAISEFDPETPLGRGLVAAERVVRFGSSFASPRELTRFLERVGFEPSIVDTGFEYTVAAKKRESH, encoded by the coding sequence ATGCACGGCGTTGGCGACGTTCGATTCTTCGACCGAATCGCCCCACTCTACGACCTCGTAATGCCTCCTGCTGAAGCAGAGACGCTCAACGCCGCGCTCGCCCGCGCGGACCACCCCGTCGAGCGCGTCGTCGATATCGGCGGGGGGTCTGGTCGGGCGACGCTCGCGCTCGACGCGCCAGAAAAAGTCGTCCTCGATGTCTCAGCTGGGATGCTCCGTCGCGCACAGAACCGCGGCCTCGACTGCATCCGCGGAGACGCTCGTTCCCTCCCCTTCGCCGACGAGTCGGTCGATGCCGTGACCGTCGTCGACGCGTTCCATCACATGCCGAATCAGCGGACCGTCGCCGAGGAAGTGTATCGAATTCTCGAACCGGGTGGTGTGTTCGCTATCAGTGAGTTCGACCCCGAGACGCCGCTCGGTCGTGGACTCGTCGCCGCCGAGCGAGTCGTCAGATTCGGGTCGTCGTTCGCGTCACCGCGCGAACTCACGCGCTTCCTCGAACGAGTCGGGTTCGAGCCGTCGATCGTGGACACGGGGTTCGAGTACACGGTGGCCGCGAAAAAGCGGGAGAGCCATTAG
- the fen gene encoding flap endonuclease-1 — MGNADLRTLAALADVSFDEVSGSVVAVDAHNWLYRYLTTTVKWTSSEKYTTTEGEEVANLIGIVQGLPKFFEHDLTPVFVFDGGVTDMKDDEVAKRREQREKAEERLEEAREAGDAVEAARMEARTQRLTDTIQETSRELLRLLDVPVVEAPAEGEAQASYMARKGDADYVGSEDYDTLLFGAPYTLRQLTSKGNPELMDLEGTLEKHDITYEQLVDIAMLCGTDFNEGITGVGPKTAVKEVKKHGDLWAVLEARGETIPNADRVREFFFTPPVTDDYDYDTDIDPDVAAAREYVTETWEVDADEVKRGFERIEESVTQTGLDRWT; from the coding sequence ATGGGAAACGCAGACTTGCGGACGCTCGCGGCACTCGCTGACGTCTCGTTCGACGAGGTGAGCGGGAGCGTCGTCGCCGTGGACGCGCACAACTGGCTGTACCGCTATCTCACGACGACGGTCAAGTGGACGAGTTCGGAGAAGTACACGACGACCGAGGGCGAGGAAGTCGCCAACCTCATCGGAATCGTCCAGGGGCTTCCCAAGTTCTTCGAACACGACCTGACACCCGTGTTCGTCTTCGACGGCGGCGTCACCGACATGAAAGACGACGAGGTGGCCAAGCGGCGCGAACAGCGCGAGAAGGCCGAAGAACGCCTCGAAGAAGCGCGTGAAGCCGGTGACGCCGTCGAGGCCGCTCGGATGGAAGCCCGCACGCAGCGCCTCACGGACACGATTCAGGAGACGAGTCGAGAACTCCTCCGTCTCCTCGACGTGCCGGTGGTCGAAGCACCCGCCGAGGGCGAGGCGCAAGCATCCTACATGGCCCGCAAGGGCGACGCCGACTACGTCGGCAGCGAAGACTACGACACCCTGTTGTTCGGCGCGCCGTACACGCTTCGGCAACTCACGAGCAAAGGCAACCCCGAACTGATGGACCTCGAGGGAACGCTGGAGAAACACGACATCACCTACGAGCAACTCGTGGACATCGCCATGCTCTGCGGCACCGACTTCAACGAGGGTATCACGGGCGTCGGCCCGAAAACAGCAGTAAAAGAAGTCAAGAAACACGGCGACCTCTGGGCCGTCCTCGAAGCACGCGGCGAGACGATTCCGAACGCCGACAGAGTCCGAGAGTTCTTCTTCACCCCGCCTGTCACCGACGACTACGACTACGACACGGACATCGACCCCGACGTGGCCGCCGCTCGGGAGTACGTCACCGAGACGTGGGAAGTCGACGCCGATGAGGTCAAACGAGGTTTCGAGCGTATCGAAGAATCCGTGACGCAGACGGGACTGGACCGCTGGACGTAG
- a CDS encoding ornithine cyclodeaminase family protein: MTETLFLTSDDVSGLATVADYVDAVREGYRQRGNGAPAEPRTKLLNREPPGMFTTYAAVLPETGAMGGYMYSAGFGETDAWFMTPLFDAESGKPLALLDGASMNPFKTGAAGGVAVDVLAREDASTVAVIGSGAQAKGQLRAIDAVRDLETVWVYSPTKANREQFAGEMDRVLDASVAAVASSAAAVEGADIVVTATTAAEPVFDGDLLEPGTHVTAMGQYHPKKRELDTTAIERAKYVPDLRERATMDAGSFLAALEAGVVDEDHIYAELGDIVAGAVPGREDDEEITVFDSGGTGIETVAAAYMLYEKARDEGLGTTIDFSPASESLTGE; encoded by the coding sequence ATGACAGAGACATTGTTCCTCACGAGCGACGACGTGAGTGGCTTGGCGACAGTCGCCGACTACGTCGATGCCGTCCGCGAGGGCTACAGACAACGCGGTAACGGGGCACCTGCGGAACCGCGGACGAAACTCCTCAACCGAGAGCCTCCGGGGATGTTCACCACCTACGCGGCCGTCCTCCCCGAGACGGGGGCCATGGGCGGATACATGTACTCTGCTGGCTTCGGCGAGACGGACGCGTGGTTCATGACGCCGCTCTTCGACGCCGAGTCGGGCAAGCCCCTCGCGCTCCTCGACGGCGCGAGTATGAACCCGTTCAAGACCGGCGCAGCAGGTGGCGTCGCCGTCGACGTCCTCGCTCGGGAAGACGCATCGACCGTCGCGGTCATCGGGAGTGGGGCACAGGCGAAGGGCCAACTTCGCGCAATCGACGCGGTTCGTGACCTCGAGACGGTCTGGGTCTACTCCCCGACGAAAGCAAACCGTGAACAGTTCGCCGGAGAGATGGACCGCGTCCTCGACGCGAGCGTCGCGGCCGTCGCCTCCAGTGCCGCTGCAGTCGAAGGGGCAGATATCGTCGTGACGGCGACAACCGCAGCAGAACCGGTGTTCGACGGCGACTTGCTCGAACCGGGTACCCACGTCACTGCGATGGGGCAGTACCACCCGAAGAAGCGAGAACTCGACACGACGGCCATCGAGCGCGCGAAGTACGTTCCCGACTTGCGCGAGCGCGCAACCATGGACGCCGGGTCGTTCCTCGCCGCCCTCGAAGCGGGTGTCGTCGACGAAGACCACATCTACGCCGAACTCGGTGACATCGTCGCCGGCGCGGTTCCCGGCCGCGAAGACGACGAGGAGATTACCGTCTTCGACAGCGGTGGCACGGGTATCGAAACGGTCGCTGCGGCGTACATGCTGTACGAGAAAGCCCGTGACGAGGGACTCGGGACGACCATCGACTTCTCACCCGCGAGCGAGTCGCTGACTGGGGAGTAG
- a CDS encoding DUF4013 domain-containing protein: protein MLSESINYLRNGEDWVKTVLIGGVLGLLSFLIIPSFIVIGYLLRVVRTTMRGDERPPEFDDWGDMLIDGLKGFAIMFVYALIPLAIFIAFAFIGALGAVAGGGSDAAGVFGGLVGLLGLLVAFVLGILAAYLIPAALANYAETDRMGAAFEFGELRPILTSGKYATAWLTAFVVLFAASLIVGILNIIPLLGFVVGAFVTFYAAVAAYYIIGTTWGELHDIEMMDEGEMPGEQPAV, encoded by the coding sequence ATGCTTTCAGAATCAATCAATTACCTCCGCAATGGAGAAGACTGGGTAAAGACAGTCCTCATCGGCGGTGTACTCGGCCTGTTGAGCTTCCTCATCATCCCCTCGTTCATCGTCATCGGCTACCTCCTGCGGGTCGTCCGGACGACGATGCGTGGTGACGAACGACCGCCCGAATTCGACGACTGGGGCGACATGTTGATAGACGGGCTGAAAGGCTTCGCGATCATGTTCGTGTATGCCCTCATCCCGTTAGCCATCTTCATCGCGTTCGCCTTCATCGGCGCCCTTGGCGCGGTCGCAGGTGGCGGCTCTGACGCTGCTGGTGTCTTTGGTGGCCTCGTCGGCCTCCTCGGTCTCCTCGTGGCGTTCGTCCTCGGCATCCTCGCCGCGTACCTCATCCCGGCGGCCCTCGCGAACTACGCAGAGACCGACCGCATGGGTGCGGCGTTCGAGTTCGGTGAACTCCGTCCCATCCTGACCTCGGGTAAGTACGCGACTGCGTGGCTCACGGCGTTCGTCGTGCTGTTCGCGGCGTCCCTCATCGTCGGCATCCTGAACATCATCCCGCTGCTCGGCTTCGTCGTCGGCGCGTTCGTGACGTTCTACGCTGCTGTCGCTGCCTACTACATCATCGGCACGACGTGGGGCGAACTCCACGACATCGAGATGATGGACGAAGGCGAGATGCCGGGCGAACAACCCGCCGTCTGA
- a CDS encoding DUF4013 domain-containing protein: MLSDALQFLTRSDDWVATTIIGGVLSLLSVLILPAIILQGYFVRAMRAAARGEDAAPSFTDWGGLIVDGLKLFVVTLVWSLIAIVPSVIFAVVFAFGTFTVAEVTSQPGSVPAPEPSLNIGLLLLTAVGGLLVFALSLLVGYLVPAAGANFAIEGTLSAGFDVRTIVSGAFTGEYAIAWLLAIVVAVVLGTVGGLLSIILVGVFVLFYVQVTTYYLWARGYADGAGKQASW, encoded by the coding sequence ATGCTCTCCGACGCACTGCAGTTCCTCACGCGAAGCGACGACTGGGTTGCGACTACGATTATCGGCGGTGTTCTCTCGCTGCTCTCTGTGCTCATCCTCCCGGCGATTATCTTGCAGGGCTACTTCGTCAGGGCCATGCGGGCCGCTGCACGGGGTGAGGACGCAGCACCGTCGTTCACTGACTGGGGCGGCCTCATCGTCGATGGACTGAAACTGTTCGTCGTGACGCTCGTCTGGTCGCTCATCGCCATCGTCCCGTCGGTCATCTTTGCCGTCGTCTTCGCGTTCGGGACGTTCACCGTCGCAGAGGTAACCTCACAACCGGGGTCTGTGCCAGCACCGGAACCAAGCCTCAACATCGGTCTCCTCCTCCTCACGGCGGTCGGTGGACTGCTCGTGTTCGCCCTCTCGCTCCTCGTTGGCTACCTCGTCCCTGCCGCAGGAGCGAACTTCGCAATCGAGGGAACCCTCAGTGCTGGCTTCGACGTCCGGACCATCGTCAGCGGTGCCTTCACGGGTGAGTACGCCATCGCGTGGCTGCTGGCAATCGTGGTCGCCGTCGTCCTCGGGACCGTCGGTGGGCTCCTCTCGATTATCCTCGTCGGTGTCTTCGTCCTGTTCTACGTGCAGGTAACGACGTACTATCTGTGGGCACGAGGCTACGCCGACGGTGCCGGCAAACAGGCGAGCTGGTAG
- a CDS encoding mRNA surveillance protein pelota, with product MRISSRGRGEEGRERITLVPENVDDLWHLSYVLEPGDLVSGDTTRRIQRDDDQMRDTGGEREHLHVTIEVDDIEFARFANRLRVGGVIVSCSREDQLGHHHTINVEERAEITIEKHFKADQIDRIETAEEAAENPDVAIATVEEGAAYIHTVAQYGTEEYASLTKPTGKGEYARPRSELFDELGSALSHLDVDAIILAGPGFTKNDAMDYLEENYADVAENIVTTVDTAGVGDRGVHEVLKRGAVDDVQKQTRIAEEANLIDELMENISTGAKAAYGVQQVAEAADYGAIENLLLLDSRLRAERQGEGDWDIDVNDIIDSVEQKGGEVTVFSAEFQPGEQLKNLGGIAAILRYRLQ from the coding sequence ATGCGCATCTCTAGCCGCGGTCGGGGCGAAGAGGGGCGCGAGCGAATCACGCTCGTCCCCGAGAACGTCGACGACCTCTGGCACCTCTCGTACGTACTCGAACCGGGTGACCTCGTCTCCGGTGACACGACTCGTCGTATCCAACGCGACGACGACCAGATGCGAGACACTGGCGGCGAGCGCGAACACCTCCACGTCACCATCGAAGTCGACGATATCGAGTTCGCTCGCTTCGCCAACCGACTCCGCGTCGGTGGCGTCATCGTCTCGTGTTCCCGCGAGGACCAACTCGGTCACCACCACACGATCAACGTCGAAGAACGCGCCGAGATAACCATCGAGAAACACTTCAAGGCAGACCAAATCGACCGCATCGAGACGGCCGAGGAGGCGGCCGAGAACCCCGACGTAGCTATCGCGACGGTCGAAGAAGGTGCAGCCTACATTCACACGGTCGCTCAGTACGGCACCGAAGAGTACGCGTCGCTCACGAAACCAACCGGGAAGGGCGAGTACGCTCGCCCGCGCTCGGAACTGTTCGACGAACTCGGGTCGGCGCTCTCGCACCTCGACGTCGACGCGATCATCCTCGCCGGACCGGGCTTTACGAAGAACGACGCGATGGACTACCTCGAAGAGAACTACGCGGACGTGGCCGAGAACATCGTCACCACCGTCGACACTGCCGGTGTGGGTGACCGCGGCGTCCACGAGGTGCTCAAACGCGGCGCCGTCGACGACGTACAGAAGCAGACACGTATCGCCGAGGAAGCGAACCTCATCGACGAGTTGATGGAGAACATCTCGACCGGCGCGAAGGCCGCCTACGGCGTCCAACAGGTGGCCGAAGCGGCCGACTACGGCGCAATCGAGAACCTGCTTCTGCTCGACTCTCGACTCCGTGCAGAGCGCCAGGGCGAGGGCGACTGGGACATCGACGTGAACGACATCATCGACTCGGTCGAACAGAAAGGCGGTGAGGTGACCGTCTTCTCTGCGGAGTTCCAACCCGGTGAGCAGTTGAAGAACCTCGGCGGCATCGCCGCGATTCTCCGGTACCGCCTGCAGTAA